In Schizosaccharomyces osmophilus chromosome 2, complete sequence, the following proteins share a genomic window:
- a CDS encoding CREG1-like protein, translating to MSSTKMNHDQLPVQVQRCLGSSKYIQLATCFQDQPHSSLMIFTYVPAGQALPYEADDCIILTTGESSKKFFNISSNPRVSLLVHDWTTNRQEVDQDASSLCSLLYKMNQAQCSTTSVSLNGLATILPSGSEEEMFFRSKHIHTNDQGSTKQYVEGEGFRIVKVKLQSARISDQRLDHVVKWNSKGEETPF from the exons atgtcTTCgacaaaaatgaatcatGATCAACTCCCAGTACAGGTTCAGCGTTGCTTGGGCTCTTCAAAATATATTCAATTGGCAACATGCTTTCAAGATCAGCCCCATTCGTCCTTG ATGATTTTTACTTACGTGCCTGCTG GACAAGCCCTTCCATATGAAGCTGATGACTGTATCATCCTTACGACAGGAGAAAGCAGCAAgaagtttttcaatatcAGTTCG AATCCTCGAGTATCTTTGCTAGTCCACGATTGGACTACGAACAGACAAGAAGTAGACCAGGatgcttcttctctttgCAGCCTGTTGTACAAAATGAATCAAGCTCAATGTTCGACCACTTCTGTGAGCTTGAACGGCTTGGCTACGATTTTGCCTAGCGGCagcgaagaagaaatgtTCTTCCGTAGTAAGCACATTCATACCAATGACCAAGGAAGTACAAAACAGTATGTCGAAGGTGAGGGTTTTCGAATCGTTAAAGTGAAATTGCAAAGTGCCCGCATTAGCGATCAACGATTAGACCATGTTGTCAAGTGGAATTCTAAAGGCGAGGAAACCCCCTtttaa
- the rad1 gene encoding checkpoint clamp complex protein Rad1: protein MFQAETVYVKHIHSTLKCVDFAKECTVEITNRGIRFGVDESQSLQAHIFIDRGLFQKYIFEDDEENSNYLFKTRLAPLLQCLSIYTDGKDKQIYNPWDQQPSTNTMHKRGVVCKIHFEGIGYPFEWEVEEMAGYSTICELSTLEYEENIDVSRLATTLNTKVIMRSGWLYDALLELDNNLSESLMIETSSQKSTFILRCIGGMSTTEMEYPNEKNVLESFETNSEYTYTYRFSLIRQAIKALQAGTKVSLRIDENGTLNIQLMLVGQDGLCTFVDFRIAPLDLMIEDEGDDEGNLAENGYTEDDNDQEDYNTEEEDD from the exons ATGTTTCAGGCAGAAACAGTCTACGTTAAGCATATTCATTCGACTCTTAAATGTGTtgattttgcaaaagaatgTACAGTAGAAATCACTAATCGCGGAATTCGTTTTGGAGTGGATGAATCTCAATCTTTGCAAG CACATATCTTTATTGACAGAGgtttatttcaaaagtacATTTTTGAGgacgatgaagaaaacagcaattatcttttcaaaaccaGACTAGCACCATTGTTACAATGCTTATCGATATATACAGATGGAAAAGACAAACAAATTTACAATCCATGGGATCAACAGCCTTCTACAAATACTATGCATAAACGAGGTGTAGTATGTAAGATACACTTTGAGGGAATTGGTTATCCCTTTGAATGGGA GGTTGAAGAAATGGCAGGATACTCTACAATATGTGAATTGTCAACACTAGagtatgaagaaaacatcGACGTTAGCAGATTAGCTACTACTCTGAATACAAAAGTTATAATGAGAAGTGGTTGGCTATACGATGCACTTTTAGAGTTAGACAATAACTTGAGTGAATCGCTTATGATTGAAACCTCTTCTCAAAAGTCGACATTTATTTTACGATGCATAGGAGGGATGTCTACAACAGAGATGGAATATCcgaatgaaaagaatgttttagagtcttttgaaacaaactCAGAATATACGTATACATACCGATTTTCTCTTATTCGACAGGCTATTAAAGCCTTACAAGCAGGCACCAAAGTTAGCTTGCGCATAGATGAAAACGGAACGCTGAATATTCAATTGATGCTTGTAGGTCAAGATGGTTTGTGTACCTTTGTTGACTTTCGAATTGCACCACTAGATTTGATGATTGAAGACGAAGgtgatgatgaaggaaaCCTGGCAGAGAATGGCTACACGGAAGATGATAATGACCAAGAAGATTACAATACagaagaggaagatgaTTGA